Genomic segment of Pseudothermotoga hypogea DSM 11164 = NBRC 106472:
GATGAACTCCTCACTCACCGACGATATGTACCATCTCCCCATCGCAGGCCATATCAAGAGTGAATCAAATCTCACGGCCGACCTTTCAAAAAACAGTTGTGAGAACGTGAAAAGCTTGAATCCTTTATATCCCTTCTCGTGTAAGAAAGATTCGAAATCACGATCAACATGCATCAACCTTTTGTAGACAAAGGAACAAAGCTGGTAATGATAGTTTATGGGAATGGAACAGGTGTAAGTCCTGAACACGATTTCTAACCTCACGTCAGGCCCCCCATTCAAAACTTTACAGGATACATTCAGACATAAATTTCACCTGAACTATTTCCTTCGTTATAATAACATACGAGGCTTATCATGAGTCGCGGTTGAGTGTGATCGTAGTGAACGCACCAGATCAAGGTCATGACTGATCGTTTCGTTCATAAACTTACCCGTGAACGTGTAAAAATGGGTTGAACATGCTTAAAGGGTTGGTAATCTGAGCAAATGATACAATTAGAAAACGGTTTGGAGTGTTGTTGCTTTTCTTTGCTAAAGTGTGATGGTCAGCCCAAGACTGCGTTTTGTTTTTGTCGGACGTTCTTCACGAACATTTGAAACGAGTGAAGGAGTGTTGCGTGTGTCAAAGTTTGAAACCTGCGTGGAGATACTCCAGTACTTAGGTGAGATCGCTTCGAAACTTCTGAGTGGGCAAACCGAAAATGTCTATCAAGATGTCTTGGAAAAGGCCATGAAGATCGTGCCTGGAGCTCAGGCTGGATCGATTCTTGTGAGAGAGAATGATCGATTCGTGTACGTCGCGGCGGTGGGGTATGAACTTGAGGAGCTTCAGAAAGTGAGCTTCACCGTCGAAGAGGAGGAAGAATGGGTTGGTAGGGATAGAAGCTACGCAATAGTCTTAAGGGAAGACATAGAGAGATTCGATGAAGCCTTACTCAAATCTGATAAACGTGTAGGTATTTTGGCAAATTTCGGTGGAATAAAAAAGATCAAAGCAACATTGATCATACCTGTGAGAATCAAAAACGAGCTCGCGTTGGTGCTGAACCTTGACAACTTTGAAAGGAGCGATGCTTTCAACGAGGATTCGATCGTCCTGGCCAAGGTCTTGGCTAACGTGCTCGGAATCATCTTCAACAGGCTCGAGCTCGAAAATCAACTCAGAGTGAAGAACCAGTTGTTAGAGTACATGTCGTACCACGATACTCTCACCAATCTTCCAAACAGAAGGTTGCTTGAGGAGTTCGCCGAAAAGATGCTCAAGCTGGCTAAGAGAGAGAACAAACCTTTGAGCATCCTTTTCATGGACCTTGACAAGTTCAAACCGATCAACGATACGTATGGGCACCAGGTGGGAGACGAAGTTATGAAATTGGTTGCGGCCAGACTCGAAAGGTTCACGAGATCCAACGATATGGTCTCACGGTTCGGTGGAGATGAATTCGTGATCTCAGCGTACGATTGTTCGAAGCAAGATGCAAAAGCATTTGCCGAGAGGCTCATCAAAGCGATGGAAGAACCGATGAAAATCGATCAATTAACGCTTCAACTGAGCGCTTCTGTAGGTATCGCGACGTTTCCGGAAGATGGCGATGAACTG
This window contains:
- a CDS encoding sensor domain-containing diguanylate cyclase — translated: MSKFETCVEILQYLGEIASKLLSGQTENVYQDVLEKAMKIVPGAQAGSILVRENDRFVYVAAVGYELEELQKVSFTVEEEEEWVGRDRSYAIVLREDIERFDEALLKSDKRVGILANFGGIKKIKATLIIPVRIKNELALVLNLDNFERSDAFNEDSIVLAKVLANVLGIIFNRLELENQLRVKNQLLEYMSYHDTLTNLPNRRLLEEFAEKMLKLAKRENKPLSILFMDLDKFKPINDTYGHQVGDEVMKLVAARLERFTRSNDMVSRFGGDEFVISAYDCSKQDAKAFAERLIKAMEEPMKIDQLTLQLSASVGIATFPEDGDELTKLIRVADERLYMAKKSGSKIVTQG